The following proteins are encoded in a genomic region of Tenebrio molitor chromosome 7, icTenMoli1.1, whole genome shotgun sequence:
- the LOC138135351 gene encoding transferrin-like isoform X1, translated as MFTDIFQLIISLFVVLIVVQAQDNRISHKICSLQPSSTACQQIARNLEVACNYNLHSVDCLLNIKNNQSHLGRITGEESLLAANLLPENVVVLGEIRSAHPPSETVVVIKSNIPNNFIDLKGKTFCHPGFKHDSSFSHYLLQELESKIIDLNNPECLTNVTLLERHIKTVSKFFGDSCRPGPWTQNKTEDQRLQNKYNSLCKLCNNNNCSVDYAQPFNNSLRCLLENDADIAVTSLYEATNFFNSSENNLKYKYLCKNESSSLSPCTWSSKLPDLLISERSTAKYIENYLRNNVKSSINTTIQPISISKDAVEESLKDILKLSGDEQITFLEAGSYKSLKQYVTERTTVPTNETSKQCDRTLKWCTYSDSEQEKCEWLSQAAMNWGIQPVVECRRSEGQDELSCLDDIKKETADIVVASSDYAYISLNKGLTSIAFPETDSRNLSVILAVIKADDSSISSFNDLQGKKACIPLFGGKEHLALVDSTRTLDITDDENCDYGKVLNDFVGQSCAPGVRSSFVKEVTDNVDKDKLCQQCISINITRTATYCNADEVNKYYGSKGAVDCLHDQKGDFAVITKTDIANDTDLRVICKNNTLASRNGIDVDTDCALFVLASSEVVIKTGSMKRNDIKLALYEFETWFGQNIHSPLQLFNKFNDTPDLLFLDSTPGLNFDNDLDYIKNYKDLLRRVRHCNVNGSLTIKCSMFLVFITATVLFIFNELLF; from the exons ATGTTTACTGATATTTTccaattaataatttctttatttgtggTACTTATTGTTGTCCAGGCGCAAGATAATCGAATCAGTC ATAAAATATGTTCCCTCCAGCCGAGTAGCACTGCTTGTCAGCAAATTGCACGCAATTTGGAAGTGGCTTGCAATTACAACCTACAtag TGTTGACTGTCTTctaaacattaaaaacaatCAATCACATCTTGGTAGGATAACAGGAGAAGAAAGTTTACTTGCTGCCAATTTGTTACCAGAAAATGTGGTTGTTCTTGGAGAAATTAGAAGTG CTCATCCTCCATCCGAAACCGTTGTTGTCATTAAAAGCAACATTCCcaacaattttattgatttaaaaGGGAAGACATTTTGTCATCCTGGATTCAAACACGATTCAtctttttctcattatttgtTACAAGAATTGGAGAGTAAAATAATAGATCTAAATAATCCCGAATGTCTTACTAATGTTACTTTACTTGAGCGACATATAAAAACGGTGAGTAAGTTTTTCGGAGACTCGTGTCGACCTGGACCTTGGACTCAAAACAAAACAGAAGATCAAAGATTAC aaaataaatataactCCTTATGTAAACTGTGTAATAACAACAACTGTAGTGTTGATTATGCTCAACCATTCAACAATTCGCTAAGATGTCTTCTTGAAAATGATGCCGATATAGCTGTAACAAGTCTCTATGAAGCAACGAACTTTTTCAACTCCAGTGAAAATAAtctgaaatataaatatttatgtaaaaatgaATCTTCTTCTCTTAGTCCGTGCACTTGGTCCAGCAAACTTCCCGATCTTCTGATATCTGaaag atCTACGGCTAAATATatagaaaattatttacgtaacaaTGTGAAGTCATCAATAAATACAACTATTCAACCAATAAGTATATCCAAAGATGCCGTAGAAGAATCTTTAAAAGACATACTAAAGTTAAGCGGTGATGAACAAATCACTTTCTTGGAAGCTGGCAGTTATAAGAGTCTAAAACAATATGTTACCG AGCGTACAACTGTCCCTACAAATGAAACAAGTAAACAATGTGACCGTACTTTAAAATGGTGCACGTATTCAGATAGTGAACAAGAAAAATGTGAATGGTTAAGCCAAGCTGCAATGAATTGGGGAATACAGCCTGTGGTGGAATGTCGGAGAAGTGAAGGACAGGACGAGTTGTCTTGCCTAGatgatattaaaaaagaaactgcTGATATTGTAGTAGCATCATCAGATTATGCCTATATATCGTTAAA TAAAGGGCTAACAAGCATAGCATTTCCAGAAACGGATAGTAGAAACTTGTCCGTTATTTTAGCGGTTATAAAAGCAGACGATTCTTCAATTAGTTCCTTTAATGACTTACAAGGAAAAAAAGCCTGCATTCCATTATTTGGAGGCAAAG aacATCTAGCACTCGTCGACTCCACTAGAACTCTTGATATTACCGATGACGAAAATTGTGATTACGGGAAGGTACTCAATGATTTTGTTGGACAATCTTGTGCTCCAGGTGTTAGATCTTCTTTCGTAAAAGAAGTAACTGACAATGTTGACAAAGATAAATTGTGTCAGCAGTGTATAAGTATAAACATCACACGAA ctgCTACGTATTGCAACGCAGATGAAGTTAATAAATACTACGGCAGCAAGGGAGCAGTAGACTGCCTCCATGACCAAAAAGGCGATTTTGCTGTTATTACCAAAACCG atatagcAAATGATACAGATTTAAGAGTGATTTGCAAGAATAATACGTTAGCGTCAAGAAATGGCATTGACGTTGATACCGACTGTGCACTGTTTGTACTCGCAAGTAGTGAAGTTGTCATAAAAACAGGTAGTATGAAGCGAAATGACATAAAACTGGCCTTGTACGAATTTGAAACATGGTTCGGACAAAACATCCATAGTCCTTTACAATTattcaacaaatttaatgacacACCGGATCTCTTGTTTTTG GATTCAACCCCGggtttaaattttgataatgaTTTAgactatataaaaaattacaaggaTCTACTCCGAAGGGTTCGGCACTGTAACGTAAACGGTTCCCTTACAATTAAATGTTCAATGTTTCTTGTGTTCATTACTGCTACCgtcttatttatatttaatgagttattattttaa
- the LOC138135351 gene encoding transferrin-like isoform X2, with translation MSDSDEDPEITSGLKKDKICSLQPSSTACQQIARNLEVACNYNLHSVDCLLNIKNNQSHLGRITGEESLLAANLLPENVVVLGEIRSAHPPSETVVVIKSNIPNNFIDLKGKTFCHPGFKHDSSFSHYLLQELESKIIDLNNPECLTNVTLLERHIKTVSKFFGDSCRPGPWTQNKTEDQRLQNKYNSLCKLCNNNNCSVDYAQPFNNSLRCLLENDADIAVTSLYEATNFFNSSENNLKYKYLCKNESSSLSPCTWSSKLPDLLISERSTAKYIENYLRNNVKSSINTTIQPISISKDAVEESLKDILKLSGDEQITFLEAGSYKSLKQYVTERTTVPTNETSKQCDRTLKWCTYSDSEQEKCEWLSQAAMNWGIQPVVECRRSEGQDELSCLDDIKKETADIVVASSDYAYISLNKGLTSIAFPETDSRNLSVILAVIKADDSSISSFNDLQGKKACIPLFGGKEHLALVDSTRTLDITDDENCDYGKVLNDFVGQSCAPGVRSSFVKEVTDNVDKDKLCQQCISINITRTATYCNADEVNKYYGSKGAVDCLHDQKGDFAVITKTDIANDTDLRVICKNNTLASRNGIDVDTDCALFVLASSEVVIKTGSMKRNDIKLALYEFETWFGQNIHSPLQLFNKFNDTPDLLFLDSTPGLNFDNDLDYIKNYKDLLRRVRHCNVNGSLTIKCSMFLVFITATVLFIFNELLF, from the exons atgagtGATTCAGATGAAGATCCTGAAATTACTAGTGGACTAAAGAAAG ATAAAATATGTTCCCTCCAGCCGAGTAGCACTGCTTGTCAGCAAATTGCACGCAATTTGGAAGTGGCTTGCAATTACAACCTACAtag TGTTGACTGTCTTctaaacattaaaaacaatCAATCACATCTTGGTAGGATAACAGGAGAAGAAAGTTTACTTGCTGCCAATTTGTTACCAGAAAATGTGGTTGTTCTTGGAGAAATTAGAAGTG CTCATCCTCCATCCGAAACCGTTGTTGTCATTAAAAGCAACATTCCcaacaattttattgatttaaaaGGGAAGACATTTTGTCATCCTGGATTCAAACACGATTCAtctttttctcattatttgtTACAAGAATTGGAGAGTAAAATAATAGATCTAAATAATCCCGAATGTCTTACTAATGTTACTTTACTTGAGCGACATATAAAAACGGTGAGTAAGTTTTTCGGAGACTCGTGTCGACCTGGACCTTGGACTCAAAACAAAACAGAAGATCAAAGATTAC aaaataaatataactCCTTATGTAAACTGTGTAATAACAACAACTGTAGTGTTGATTATGCTCAACCATTCAACAATTCGCTAAGATGTCTTCTTGAAAATGATGCCGATATAGCTGTAACAAGTCTCTATGAAGCAACGAACTTTTTCAACTCCAGTGAAAATAAtctgaaatataaatatttatgtaaaaatgaATCTTCTTCTCTTAGTCCGTGCACTTGGTCCAGCAAACTTCCCGATCTTCTGATATCTGaaag atCTACGGCTAAATATatagaaaattatttacgtaacaaTGTGAAGTCATCAATAAATACAACTATTCAACCAATAAGTATATCCAAAGATGCCGTAGAAGAATCTTTAAAAGACATACTAAAGTTAAGCGGTGATGAACAAATCACTTTCTTGGAAGCTGGCAGTTATAAGAGTCTAAAACAATATGTTACCG AGCGTACAACTGTCCCTACAAATGAAACAAGTAAACAATGTGACCGTACTTTAAAATGGTGCACGTATTCAGATAGTGAACAAGAAAAATGTGAATGGTTAAGCCAAGCTGCAATGAATTGGGGAATACAGCCTGTGGTGGAATGTCGGAGAAGTGAAGGACAGGACGAGTTGTCTTGCCTAGatgatattaaaaaagaaactgcTGATATTGTAGTAGCATCATCAGATTATGCCTATATATCGTTAAA TAAAGGGCTAACAAGCATAGCATTTCCAGAAACGGATAGTAGAAACTTGTCCGTTATTTTAGCGGTTATAAAAGCAGACGATTCTTCAATTAGTTCCTTTAATGACTTACAAGGAAAAAAAGCCTGCATTCCATTATTTGGAGGCAAAG aacATCTAGCACTCGTCGACTCCACTAGAACTCTTGATATTACCGATGACGAAAATTGTGATTACGGGAAGGTACTCAATGATTTTGTTGGACAATCTTGTGCTCCAGGTGTTAGATCTTCTTTCGTAAAAGAAGTAACTGACAATGTTGACAAAGATAAATTGTGTCAGCAGTGTATAAGTATAAACATCACACGAA ctgCTACGTATTGCAACGCAGATGAAGTTAATAAATACTACGGCAGCAAGGGAGCAGTAGACTGCCTCCATGACCAAAAAGGCGATTTTGCTGTTATTACCAAAACCG atatagcAAATGATACAGATTTAAGAGTGATTTGCAAGAATAATACGTTAGCGTCAAGAAATGGCATTGACGTTGATACCGACTGTGCACTGTTTGTACTCGCAAGTAGTGAAGTTGTCATAAAAACAGGTAGTATGAAGCGAAATGACATAAAACTGGCCTTGTACGAATTTGAAACATGGTTCGGACAAAACATCCATAGTCCTTTACAATTattcaacaaatttaatgacacACCGGATCTCTTGTTTTTG GATTCAACCCCGggtttaaattttgataatgaTTTAgactatataaaaaattacaaggaTCTACTCCGAAGGGTTCGGCACTGTAACGTAAACGGTTCCCTTACAATTAAATGTTCAATGTTTCTTGTGTTCATTACTGCTACCgtcttatttatatttaatgagttattattttaa